A window of Salvelinus alpinus chromosome 31, SLU_Salpinus.1, whole genome shotgun sequence contains these coding sequences:
- the LOC139561050 gene encoding TSC22 domain family protein 4-like translates to MSGGKKRSGFQITSVTSDYTQSSGEAPPPAQASSQSNPSPPSSSQSTASSQPGPSHQQGSTSQPTTPLSLRNYSSQDAAGQGSRFRVVRLGQGHGEPYHRGRWTCTDFLEREEGLGLRRVMDSMRHAHSLESLEGIGLERGGATSRLLGNVRALRTGHLVHSQGTSHLLAQPIGSDGERFGGLKPRLLHSGPSSPTHLDRLHLRLVDSTPPPPSPRPRNIPPPLRLDVDATGRSLLRVSHSQPSSPLQDRDGVFPPSLTPIQTPSAWSMFGPGGGFHLPGDDSGSSSSMIAIDNKIEQAMDLVKTHLMLAVREEVELLWEQIRDLSERNAQLERENYILRTLRD, encoded by the exons atGAGTGGGGGGAAGAAGAGGAGTGGCTTCCAGATTACCAGTGTGACGTCAGACTACACTCAGAGTTCTGGGGAAGCCCCACCCCCTGCCCAGGCCTCTAGCCAATCAAATCCCTCCCCTCCGTCCTCCAGCCAATCCACTGCTTCCTCCCAGCCTGGCCCCTCCCACCAGCAGGGAAGCACCTCCCAGCCAACGACTCCCCTCTCTCTGAGGAATTACAGCTCCCAAGATGCCGCGGGGCAGGGATCCAGGTTCCGAGTCGTCCGATTGGGCCAGGGCCACGGAGAACCCTATCACCGGGGGCGATGGACCTGCACTGACTTCCTGGAACGAGAGGAAGGGTTGGGGCTTAGACGGGTGATGGACAGCATGAGACACGCCCACTCTCTGGAGTCGCTTGAGGGGATTGGTctagagaggggaggggctacaagCAGGCTGCTGGGGAACGTGCGCGCTCTCAGGACGGGACACCTTGTGCACTCTCAGGGtacctcccacttgctggcccaGCCAATAGGGTCAGATGGGGAGCGGTTTGGAGGGCTGAAGCCCCGCCTCCTCCACAGCGGCCCGTCCTCCCCCACACACCTGGACAGACTCCACTTACGATTGGTCGACTCCACGCCCCCTCCGCCCAGCCCCCGCCCACGGAACATCCCCCCTCCTCTACGCCTGGACGTGGACGCTACCGGGagg tcCCTGTTGAGAGTGTCTCATTCCCAGCCCAGCTCCCCCCTACAGGATAGAGATGGTGTGTTCCCACCCAGTTTGACTCCCATCCAGACTCCTTCGGCCTGGTCCATGTTCGGCCCCGGGGGGGGCTTCCATCTGCCGGGGGATGACag TGGGTCGAGCAGCAGCATGATCGCAATCGATAACAAGATTGAGCAAGCCATG gaCCTTGTAAAGACCCACCTGATGCTGGCGGTCAGAGAGGAAGTGGAGTTGCTATGGGAACAGATTAGAGACCTATCAGAAAGGAACgcccagctggagagagagaactatatcCTGAGAACTCTGAGAGACTGA